A genomic window from Vitis riparia cultivar Riparia Gloire de Montpellier isolate 1030 chromosome 18, EGFV_Vit.rip_1.0, whole genome shotgun sequence includes:
- the LOC117907895 gene encoding uncharacterized protein At4g37920 — protein sequence MELASTTLQARSSFQVIAPSLSFIRNSRRNLCFTRKVEGRRLLVNPIRLQHSSVASVVGDTTAVPSRSSGEPLSFSSSSDPTVDKDVIGYGEKRDGKDDPECLDNHKMIRVCDKLIEVFMVDKPTPTDWRRLLAFSKEWSNIRPHFYRRCQDRADSEGDPGKKHSLLRLGRKLKEIDEDVKRHNELLEVIKGTPPADISAVVAKRRKDFTKEFFVHLHTVAESYHDNPTEQNALAKLGNMCLAAVQTYDTASESIEALNAAELKFQDILNSPSLDVACRKIDSLAEKNQLDSALVLMITKAWSAAKESNMTKDEVKDVLFHLYTTARGNLQRLMPKEIRILKYLLTIEDPEEKMSALKDAFTPGDEIEGKDVDCLYTTPEKLHTWMQTVVDAFHFSREGTLIREARDLMNPKIIQKLEELKKLVQDNFM from the exons ATGGAGTTGGCTTCTACGACTCTCCAGGCACGTTCCTCTTTCCAAGTTATAGccccttctctctctttcattAGAAATTCAAGACGAAATCTTTGTTTCACTCGTAAAGTCGAAG GTCGTCGCTTGCTGGTTAATCCAATCAGACTGCAGCACTCATCTGTTGCATCTGTTGTTGGCGATACAACTGCAGTACCAAGCCGCAGTTCTGGAGAACCTTTGTCATTTTCCAGTTCATCTGATCCGACAGTTGATAAAGATGTCATAGGATATGGTGAAAAGAGAGATGGGAAAGATGATCCCGAGTGCTTGGACAACCATAAAATGATTCGTGTTTGTGATAAGCTAATTGAGGTTTTCATGGTAGACAAGCCCACTCCAACTGATTGGAGAAGGTTGTTAGCTTTCAGCAAGGAATGGAGTAATATCCGTCCTCATTTCTACAGGCGCTGTCAGGACCGAGCAGATAGTGAAGGGGATCCTGGGAAGAAACACAGTCTACTCCGTCTTGGCAGGAAGCTAAAAGAG ATTGATGAAGATGTGAAAAGACATAATGAGCTTTTGGAAGTGATAAAGGGAACGCCACCAGCTGACATCAGTGCAGTTGTTGCCAAGCGTCGGAAGGACTTCACAAAAGAATTCTTTGTGCATCTTCACACAGTAGCAGAATCATATCATGACAATCCAACTGAGCAAAATG CGTTAGCGAAGCTGGGCAACATGTGTTTGGCTGCTGTACAGACCTATGATACAGCATCTGAAAGTATTGAAGCACTGAATGCTGCAGAGTTGAAGTTCCAAGATATTCTCAATTCTCCTTCTCTAGATGTTGCTTGCAGGAAAATAGACAGTTTGGCTGAGAAAAATCAACTTGATTCAGCATTGGTGCTGATGATCACAAAAGCTTGGTCAGCTGCTAAGGAGTCGAACATGACGAAAGATGAG GTAAAAGATGTATTGTTTCATTTGTACACAACTGCGAGAGGTAACCTTCAGAGGCTAATGCCAAAAGAGATTAGAATACTTAAGTATCTTCTCACAATTGAGGATCCGGAGGAGAAAATGTCTGCCTTGAAAGATGCATTTACCCCAGGAGACGAAATTGAAGGAAAGGACGTAGACTGCCTGTACAC GACCCCAGAGAAGCTGCACACCTGGATGCAGACCGTGGTGGATGCATTTCATTTCAGCAGAGAAGGCACTCTCATAAGGGAAGCTAGGGACTTGATGAACCCAAAAATCATCCAGAAACTGGAGGAACTGAAGAAGCTAGTCCAAGACAACTTCATGTGA